The Chryseobacterium sp. JV274 sequence TTTATGATGTAACTCATCAAGAGAATCAGCAGGAGAATAATAAATATAACAGTATTTCCCCAGCGTATCATCCAATGCGGGGGCTGGGTAAGAATATCCTGTACGCTTTCTGAGCGGAGTTCAATATTGTCTAAAACGTCTTCTTTCATTTTTCTAAGATAAAATTTCCCCCAATATTTCAGGGGGAATATAATTTAACCAAATGGGCAATTCCCGTCATACCACGATGGTGGTGAAGTATCAGCATCCGGTGGACATGCAATGTGATGGAGATGGCATGGCATCCAGCTGCCAAGACACCAGGAACCACAGCAATTGTTGTCCGGAATAACTACACCTCCGCTGACAAATGTCAGTTCTTTTCTCGAAAGTTTTTTTAGATTTTTCATGATTAAAATTAGTTTTTGTTTTTCCTACTCTATAAGCTTTTCGGTTCCGCTATATTTTGGCTAGCTTCCTAATTCAAGCTGGTTTCTTACAAGTCTGTAATATTCTCCCCTCAAATCTACAAGATCTGCATGGCTGCCTTCTTCCACAACTTTCCCCTGATCCAGTACAATGATTTTATCCGCATGTCTTACCGTGGAAAGTCTGTGGGCAATAACCACTGCTGTTTTCCCTTTGAAAAACTGCTCAAGGTTTTCCATAATTACTTTCTCATTATTGGCATCCAATGCTGATGTTGCTTCATCAAACAAGATATATTCAGGAGATTTGTAAACAGCTCTTGCAATGAAGAGTCTCTGTTTCTGACCGCCGCTGACCCCAACACCTTCATTTCCTATTTTCGTATTGTAACTTAACGGAAGGCTTTCAATGAATTCCTTGATATTGGCTATTTCTACAGCACGTCTCAGTTTTTGTTTGTCAATATGATCTTCACCTACAGCAATGTTATTGGCAATAGTATCGTTGAATACATAGCCTTCCTGCATTACCACTCCGCAATGATCTCTCCAGTATCTTGGGGAGATATTCTTCATATTGGTGCTTCCGATTCTGATTTCACCCTGGTCAGGATCATAAAACTTCATTAACAGCTTCAACAGGGTTGTTTTTCCACTTCCACTGGCTCCCACAATAGCTGTAGTCTGCTGATAAGGGATCGTAAGACTTAAATTTTCAAAAACCGGAACATCAGAACCAATATAACGGAATGACATATCTTTGATCTCGATGTCTTTCTTTGGAACATCTGTAACATACTGCTCATTTTTATCCTCCTCATCATCTTTATCATGAATTTCCCCTAATCTTTCAAGGGAAATCTTAGCATCCTGAGTCTGCTTGATAAAGTCGATAAGCTGAAGAAGAGGGCTGTTCAACTGTCCGATAATATATTGTACAGAAAGCATCATCCCTAAAGTAAGATTTCCGCTCAAAACCAGCTTTGCAGAAAGGAAACTTACCAGTATATCTTTCATCTGGTTGATAAAATTTCCTCCAACAGACTGCCATTGTTCTAATGAAAGTGATTTTATTCTGATTTTAAACAGTTTTACCTGAAGAAATTCCCAGTCCCATCGTTTCTGTTTTTCTGCATTATGCATTTTAATCTCCTGCATACCGTTGATAAGCTCAATCACTTTACTTTGTTCCTGAGAGACCTGAGAGAACCTTTTGTAATCAAGTTCCTTTCTCTTTTTCAGGAAGAAACTGATCCAGCCAATATACAATATCGCTCCAACAAGGTAAACAATGAATAATCTGTAATCATAAAACAGTAAAACAATACTGAAGATGATAAGGTTTACCAGTGAGAAGAGAGTGTTTAACGATGAACTTGTAAGCAGCTGCTCGATTCTGTGGTGGTCATTTATTCGCTGCATGATATCTCCGGTCATTCTCGTATCAAAGAAACTTATTGGAAGTCTCATAAGCTTGATAAAGAAATCGGAGATGATGGAAATATTAATTCTCGCCGAAAGATGGAGAAGAATCCAGCTTCGTATGGTTTCAATTCCCATTCTTCCAAGAAATAGCATAATCTGTGCAAGTAAAACGACATAGATAAAATTAATATCCTGGTTCTGGATTCCAACGTCTACAATACTTTGGGTAAGAAACGGGAATATCAGGGATAATAAACTTCCTCCCAGAAGCCCTATGGCCAGCTGGATTACAAGTCTTTTATATTTAAGGAGATACTTGGAAAGAAACGTAAAGCTAGCTTTACTTTCTTCAGCATCAAATTCTGTCTGAAAAAATGCTGGTGTTGTTTCAAGAATCAGAACAATTCCTTCTTCTGTATTTTCGTTTGCATTTTCTCCGATCCAGGATTTGATAAACTCTTCTCTTGTATACGTAATAAGTCCATAACTGGGATCTGAAATATATACTTTATTATTTTTGTCAATCTTGTATACAACCACAAAATGGTTTTTATTCCAGTGTGCTATACAAGGAAAAGAAACCTCTTCTGTAAGGGTATTGAAATCTATCTGGACTCCCATAGACCGGAATCCGAGGTTTTCTGCCGCATCGCTTAGCCCAAGAAGGCTGCTTCCTTCACGTGTTGTTTCGGAAAGGCTGCGAATCTGCTGCAGAGATATACTTTTACCATAATACTTACTTACGATCCTGAGACATGTAGGACCGCAGTCTTTGGTATCTGGTTGCTTATAAAAAGGAAACTTTTTTTTCAAAACTACTACTCATTATAAAATGCCGTCAGCGGGTGACGACATTTACTTTAATTCAATTATAATTCAATGAAATGGTAAACCGGAAATAGTCCCATTTGTCACTGTTTTTCTGCTCTTTTACATCTTATCAGATGTTATTTTTGTTTTTCCTAAGATAGTGAAATTTTCAGATGAATGATATTTATTTACTAAATCTCATCATCTTCTATTAATTCATCAATAAAGAATAAAATATCTTCACGATCATACTTGTCAGGGAATTGATATCCGTTGATGATAAAAATCGGGGTGAAGTTTAATCCTGCGTTACTGTTTTCGGTAGACATCTCTACTAGTGGATTCAGGTTTTCCGATGTTACATTTCCTCCGGAAAGAGCATTGATTTTACTTTCGTCCTTAGTTTCAAACCATTCTTCTACAGCATGTAGGAACTCTTTTTCAGGCTTGTTATGGTAGATATGAGTTAAGTCTGAAATAAGCTGTGTGTATTTTTCAGGAGCTCTTTCGGGACTGTAATTGAATCTCATCTGTAAAGAGATCGTATCAGGGTATTTTTCCAAAAGGCCTTCTGCCAATTTATGAGCATCCTTACAGAAACCGCAATATGGATTGGATACAATAGAAATACGAAGTTTCGCATCTCTTTTTCCGACAGCAAAAGTTTCGGTATTCTGGAATTCGATTTTTGGATTCTGCTCCATCTGGTTTTTGAACAGCTCATAATTTCTTTTGAATCTAAGGTTTTTCGCATTAGATTTTTGTAGCGCTTCTTTTTGTTCAAGAAGAGTATTGAAATAAATAACGGCAGAGAATACCAGAGCCCATAAAATGACCGTCAATAAAAGTGTTCCCACACTGAAAGACATATTCTCGAAAAATAAACTGCTTACTACTATTTGTGCTGCAAGTATTGAAATAATCAAAAGACATACTCTACAAAACGTTTTTTCTACAAAAGCCTGAATGTATAGAGAATACCCTATTGCAAGGATAGAAACAAAGGTGAATCCTTTTACAATATAAGCTGTAGCCGGTAAAAATAATCCCAGCACGGTAAGTCCTGCAAAATAGATCAGGGAAAAGTCTGCAAATTTTAACCCTAAAATACTGGTCTTATCCTGCTTAATAATTTTATCACATGAGTTGACTGTCTGGCTGGCAGCAGCACCTCCACCACATATACTTCCGATTACGGTAGATGTATTCCCGAATTTCTGATTGAAGATTTCAAGTGAAATATATACTCCAGCCAGAGAGAGAAGATTGAATAAGGCTTCATAAATGGTTTGGCTTATAAATGAATAAGCGAGAACAGCTGCAAAAATTAAATAAAGTACCGGCTTGAAATTGAAGGCCAGTTTATTTTCTGCATTTTCGGTCTTTTCAAATAACAGTACAAAATCAGTTGATTTGGTATAAAGTTCTTCTTTACCGAAGGTTTTTGCTTTTTCTGAGTATACTGAATAATTGCTTCCTGACTTTTTTACAAGAGAAAATGAATTTTCAACAATAGCAATAAATTCTTCCGGAAGTTCGTCCCAATATTCTTTGTCTAGTTCATAAGCATCATTTTTCACCCCCATAAAGTTAAGCGTGTCACTGAAAGCCAATGCAGATGGATAATTGGGATGTGAATTGAACTGGAAAATGAATTCCTGTTTATCGAGTTTTAGGTGGTTAATTAGTTTGTCAAAAATCATGTTAATATTTTTATCTAAAATACACAGATGTTTTAAATATACAAAAATTTTTTTCTTTTATTAGTGAGATATAAACGGCTATTGGTAGATTAGATTTGACTTTCAATATTTTATTTCACAAAATATGGGTTTCAAATTTAGGATATTCTAATAAAATTATATGATTTTATTGCTGCTTAGTGTAGAATTTATTCATAGTATTATTAGATAAAGCAGGAGTTTTGGCTTAGAATACGAAATTTTTCAAATGAATTGGTTTTAAGACGTAAGATGCGGTTTCGCAGGCGGTTGTTTAAAAGTTTTCAGGGTTATAGTTTACATTCAATTTCATGCGGAAAGCAATGGAATAAATTGGAATAATAAAGGCTATTATTTTTGATCAAAATCTTGACATTTTTACGATATAAATAGTAGAAATATATATAAAATACGGTGGATAACTCCTTTTTTTAAAATGACGAAAACAGGGTAAAAACCGAATGTTTTTTATTTAAACAAATGTTTGATTCTATGGTAATTTAATAGGCTGTACGGGTTTAAACGATGTTTTTCATATCGAATACTGGTGTTGATTGCGATTTGTCAGAATGTGGTGTAAACTCAAAAAAACTTAAAAAATCATAAAGTTTTCATAAAGTTTTAAAAAAGGATGTAAATGTTTTTGTATTTATAAAATATGTCGTACTTTTACATCGCCTTGAATGAGGGAACAAGTCAAGGTAATAAATTTTTTTTCATCATTTGTGTTTTTAGAATCGTATCGCCTGATACGATTCTTTTTTTTATTTATTTTTCATAGTTTAAGAGAAGATCTATAAAGTAAGAATAGGTGACAGAACCTTCCTGCTGATTGCTTTTCAGGAAGAGATTATTGGCGTATCCAAAAAAATCATCCAGCCAGCCCTGATGACTGAGTACAAAATTCTTCTCATACATACGGTCTCTTTTCATTGCAGAAGAATATTGATGTAGAACATTCTTGACGAACTCCGGATCTTCCTCCACAATGAACCTTAAAAGGCTTTTTAAAGTGAAAAACTCAGTGCTGTATCTCAACTCAGGATTACTGGAATGAATACCTATTAAATACCCCACAAAATTAGCCTCCTGTTCTCTGGCAAAACCCAGCTGATGGGAACTTTCATGCGCCGTTGTGAAGGGAATAAATGTGGAAGGTAATTCAGCGTTATATTGAGCTTCAGCAGTAAAGGGATTGTAATATCCCAAAATACCTGTAAAACTCATTATATTTTTGAATAAACTGGGTTTAATATCCAAAATCTGAGTCGCCCTTTTATTTGAAATATAAGAAGGTAATTTTGCCTGTTGATGCAGAATTTCCTGTTGTATAGAATTAAGGTTTGTAATGATAAATACTCCTTTGCTGTCTTCCCGGACAGATTGCCTGGTCAGTTTACATTTTTCAAGGTAAGAGAGAGCCAGTTTTTTAGCCTTTTCCACATCAGGTTCTTTCTGGCTTGAAAGCTTCTTGATGATAGGAGTCTGGAAATACAGCATTCCCCAAAAGATCTGATAGATAAAATAAAAAATATTGATGATGATCAGAGTTCTGAGCATAGAATCATGTCTTCGCTGCTTTCTGAATAGCATGATGCAATAATACAAAAGGAAAGCACCTAATATGATATAAATAAGGTCTCCTGTAGAAAATGGAATCCAGCTGAACAATGCCTGATGGGTTCCTTTTTGAAGTTCAAAAAAGCTTTCAAAAAACGAGATCATCACTCTGGATTTTGAGCAAACATAAAACAAAAGAAATTGGGCAAGTAATACACCTGCCCAAAACCTTTTCTTTTTATATATTGTTTTCGTTATATTAATGACCATTGCCTTTAGATACTTTATCAAGATCAATGCCCTGGGCTTTTAGAATCCCACTCACACGGATC is a genomic window containing:
- a CDS encoding peptidase domain-containing ABC transporter; amino-acid sequence: MKKKFPFYKQPDTKDCGPTCLRIVSKYYGKSISLQQIRSLSETTREGSSLLGLSDAAENLGFRSMGVQIDFNTLTEEVSFPCIAHWNKNHFVVVYKIDKNNKVYISDPSYGLITYTREEFIKSWIGENANENTEEGIVLILETTPAFFQTEFDAEESKASFTFLSKYLLKYKRLVIQLAIGLLGGSLLSLIFPFLTQSIVDVGIQNQDINFIYVVLLAQIMLFLGRMGIETIRSWILLHLSARINISIISDFFIKLMRLPISFFDTRMTGDIMQRINDHHRIEQLLTSSSLNTLFSLVNLIIFSIVLLFYDYRLFIVYLVGAILYIGWISFFLKKRKELDYKRFSQVSQEQSKVIELINGMQEIKMHNAEKQKRWDWEFLQVKLFKIRIKSLSLEQWQSVGGNFINQMKDILVSFLSAKLVLSGNLTLGMMLSVQYIIGQLNSPLLQLIDFIKQTQDAKISLERLGEIHDKDDEEDKNEQYVTDVPKKDIEIKDMSFRYIGSDVPVFENLSLTIPYQQTTAIVGASGSGKTTLLKLLMKFYDPDQGEIRIGSTNMKNISPRYWRDHCGVVMQEGYVFNDTIANNIAVGEDHIDKQKLRRAVEIANIKEFIESLPLSYNTKIGNEGVGVSGGQKQRLFIARAVYKSPEYILFDEATSALDANNEKVIMENLEQFFKGKTAVVIAHRLSTVRHADKIIVLDQGKVVEEGSHADLVDLRGEYYRLVRNQLELGS
- a CDS encoding thioredoxin domain-containing protein; translated protein: MIFDKLINHLKLDKQEFIFQFNSHPNYPSALAFSDTLNFMGVKNDAYELDKEYWDELPEEFIAIVENSFSLVKKSGSNYSVYSEKAKTFGKEELYTKSTDFVLLFEKTENAENKLAFNFKPVLYLIFAAVLAYSFISQTIYEALFNLLSLAGVYISLEIFNQKFGNTSTVIGSICGGGAAASQTVNSCDKIIKQDKTSILGLKFADFSLIYFAGLTVLGLFLPATAYIVKGFTFVSILAIGYSLYIQAFVEKTFCRVCLLIISILAAQIVVSSLFFENMSFSVGTLLLTVILWALVFSAVIYFNTLLEQKEALQKSNAKNLRFKRNYELFKNQMEQNPKIEFQNTETFAVGKRDAKLRISIVSNPYCGFCKDAHKLAEGLLEKYPDTISLQMRFNYSPERAPEKYTQLISDLTHIYHNKPEKEFLHAVEEWFETKDESKINALSGGNVTSENLNPLVEMSTENSNAGLNFTPIFIINGYQFPDKYDREDILFFIDELIEDDEI
- a CDS encoding DUF3810 domain-containing protein, encoding MISFFESFFELQKGTHQALFSWIPFSTGDLIYIILGAFLLYYCIMLFRKQRRHDSMLRTLIIINIFYFIYQIFWGMLYFQTPIIKKLSSQKEPDVEKAKKLALSYLEKCKLTRQSVREDSKGVFIITNLNSIQQEILHQQAKLPSYISNKRATQILDIKPSLFKNIMSFTGILGYYNPFTAEAQYNAELPSTFIPFTTAHESSHQLGFAREQEANFVGYLIGIHSSNPELRYSTEFFTLKSLLRFIVEEDPEFVKNVLHQYSSAMKRDRMYEKNFVLSHQGWLDDFFGYANNLFLKSNQQEGSVTYSYFIDLLLNYEK